Within the Nicotiana tabacum cultivar K326 chromosome 11, ASM71507v2, whole genome shotgun sequence genome, the region tgaaacaatcttctagacaatggtacaagcgatttgacaagtttatgttgcggtaagggtacaagagaagcaaatacgatcattgtgtgtatttgcgcaagcttgaagatggttcctttgtatatcttctcctgtatgttgatgatatgttgatagcttccaagaattcggaagaaattgataagttgaagattcaactgaagaaggagttcaagatgaaggatttgggtgaggcaaagaaaattcatggcatggagataataagatatagacgttcaaagaaactctgtttatctcagaaagaatatttgaaaagagtactataacgttttggcatagatgaaaagactaagccagttagtactccacttgctccccattttaagttaagtactactatgtcgccaaaagatgaagctgaacgggagtatatgtcaaaggtaccatacgcacaTGCTgctggtagcttgatgtatgcaatggtctgtacgagacctgacatttcacaatctgttggagttattagcagatatatgcataatccaggaaaagagcattggcaagctgtgaagtggattctacggtatattcataatactgtagatgttgggttagtttttgagcaggaaggcaatcagTCCGTatttggatattgtgactcagattttgtgggtgatctggacaaacgaagatcaactactggttatgtgtttacttttgcaaaggcaccagttagttgaaagtctactttgcagtcaacagttgctttgtctacaacagaggcagagtacatggctattacagaggttgtgaaggaggcaatttggcttcaggggttgctaaaagAGCTTGGCATTGGACaaaaaaagtatcacaattttttgtgatagtcaaagtgctattcaattagcgaagaaccaagtttatcatgcaaggacaaagcacattgatgttcagtatcatttcgtacgataaatcatagaagaaggtggagtcacggtgaagaaaattcatactacggagaatcctgctgatatgctgacaaaggtggtgactgcggtcaaatTTCaatattgtttggatttgatcaacattgttgaacactaaagattgaagatgaagatacaaccaaaatttgttattgagagaaagttgaagatgtggaattttgccaaggtggagatttgttgattgtcaaaagtcccacatcggtgggtgacAATTTGGGTTTGGGAATATTTCcttataaaaggaggcctaatgtttagaatttaaatacacctcttatttgccttcttatcttcttaagacatttgtatcttctctctttagtattatttcacttgtattttttggagtggaataaaatattggttgtgtccgaggaagtaggcaaaattggctgAACCTCGTAAACtatggtgttccttttattgttgctttattgtcttatttattatttggtggctgtcaaattttttggtatagtagttgtgactcattcacattataacatttggcttccgcaacagtgATCTCTCCACTCTTAATCAGAAATCTCGAATTCGAGCATGAAAAATGGATAAGTTCTTAGGAGAGAGCGCTTTCCCTTTAATAGATTTTATACGATGTGAATCTGAATTAATCGGGCAAATGAGTTCCATATACCAACTTGTAATGCCAAATGATTTGCTGAGTACAACTTTTTGGGGGAGTGCTGCAAACAACGACGGCGTTGTTGCTGTGACCATCTTCTCCCATTTCTCACTTATGCTTAACTTCTTATTCTTTAGGATTTTATAGAGAAAATCACTACATTCCTAACATGTATGGCAAAAGATATTTCTTTTTTGTGGATTTTCAAAGGAAATGGTCTGAGCTTAAGCATTTATACTTGCAGCATGGAATtggttttttaaattaattaagatGCTATGATATAGTAAAAGAAAGGATATATCTTAATCATGAGTTTATTTTTTTCTGGCAAAGAGCATATGTACTAATCTATTGTGCTGGTTTACATTAGAATTGTCTTTTCCATAACTACAAGAAGCAAAAGGAAGTTGTTTGACAATTGACACACTTTGCAAACCAAGATGCAATAACTGTGAGATGGGGAGACAACCTGTCTTGACGACAACCTAGTGCAGTAAGCTTCCGCTATGCGTGAGTCTATTATATACAGCGTTACCCTACATTTCTATAAGAGGTTGTTTTCACGACAACATGTCTTGAGATTGTATAAAAAAGACCCTAGGTGTAACACATGAAGTCAATTTGCACATTTTCATCAAAGAGGCTTATAATGGAAAATCAGAATTGATGAAAGTTACCTAACAACTCAGTTAATTACAGAACTTGATTATTGACAACATATTGTTGTAAAAGAAGGAACAAGCAATCTATTATGAAGATATTGATAGGGACTAAGTACGCTTTACACAATTCATCCAAATCTGAATCTGTTTTACAATATCCTTCATCCAATATACGGTACAAACAATACCTCACTGAGGCCAAGAATTGAGAAACTTGACATAAATTTGAATGCCATTAAAATAACATGAGGGACATTCTCCTCCAAATAATGACTTAAAAATCTACAAATCAGCAAACGCGTGGTAAGTTTTCGAGTCCACTGCTATAAGCCTGAATGCAGCTACTAATGCAGCAGCAGATATGACACTAAACAAGACAACATTAACCAAATGCCAACTCCTTTGTAACGACGACAGTTGCTTTTTCATGGCAACAAGATACATGTGATTCGGAAGAATAAACGTGAGTGGGATCGAGCTGATAGCACCAGTGAGACTCATGAAATCTCCCAAGAAAGGTAACAGAGCAGATAGGAAAGTAGTAACCGCTAGATAACTACCTCTAACTAGAGTTCTAAACGCCAGGTTCCGAACAGCAACTGCACTTCCTTTAATCTCATATTTTGTATCCAAGAATTCATATGTTGGGCTTGCAAATATCTACAATAAGCAAAATAAGGCAATGTAACATGAGAATGGAGCAATAATACTATATATAGTGAGTTGAAATCTTTAAATGGTTGGTTAACTGTAGTTATCATTTATGTGAGCGTAAAAGTTCTTTTATACTACTAAGTGTATGTTAGACTTGTTAGTATTCTGTGTCCAAAAATTAAATTCTAGAAAAGCAAACACGAAATAGAAACGTAGAAGAAGCAAAAaattaatccgagcccactgaaacacagtgtttccttaaggaagtTAATCCCTTCCTATCACCCGAGGTTTAGGATTATTTCCTCCAGGATAGAACAGATTACCCTCACTGGTGTAGCAGTAAAACTGCAATGACCAACAAACTCAAAGATCGATTGCAAATCAcatttactgttattttctttataaagaAGGATAATTCAGAATTTTCGTAAAGAAAATCTGACGAATttgaagccgagccgagcgacgatGACGCGGGGCTTgacttcttctcaactctttaagagctaaaagaagtgcaattatatatatacacccAACAACATGAGCTTTCATCCTCCAATATGGGGACAATGTTCCTTTGTAAAGGaggaaaactcaaaaaaaaaaaaaaaaaaaccctcaTTTCTCACTCACACTATTTTTGAACTAAAAACCCAACAATGTATAAAAGTTAAATTCAATACGATAAGAGGAAAGTGGAAAGATAATTACATGTAAAGCGATGATGGCTTGTAAGAATGCACTGATGTTAGCCAGTGCCTTAACCCAAACCGGACCGCTAACATTGTTGAGCAAATAGGAAGATGAATTGGATCCATACGCCCAGTATCCAACATAAGTAACAACATGAACAGGCACAGATCCTAAACTGAACTGAAAATATAAGGCTTTTAACATGTTGTCAACAACAGGTGCTCTTATTGTAGCCTGTTAAAGAAAAAGATTTTATAAAGTTAGTCAGaatcaaataaaatcaagaaaaagaggTCATAGTCTAGATATACTTCAGTCAATTGCAGATATTTTTGGTACGGAGACCGGTGCTGGTGCAGCCTGGTGCACTAACCTCCCGCTATACGTGGGTTTTGAGGAAGAGTCAGACTACAAGGgtttattgtacgcagtcttaccctgcatttctgcaagaggctatttccacAGCTCAaatgtgacctcctggtcacatgacgaCAACTTTACTAGTTACGTCAAGGCTCCCCTTCGATTTATTAATGACACAAATTCATTAATGAAGTGTTCGATTCTTCACAAGAATACATCGAATTCGAGGTTAGTTACCTGGATCTCTGGAATCATTCCGGTGTTGAATACAAAAACAAGATTTGCAGCTGCACCAGCAGTTGTAAAAACTCTGTTTATCTTTGATCCTGGAATGCTATAGTCTCTAGGAGGAGCATTAATACCTGCAAATACGCAGATAGTTATCAAATAGGCATTACTTATAAAGAAATTCACATATGTTAAGGAGAGATGCATACCGTCTTTAAGAGCTAAAGCGAAGGTTATAGTGAGATAAATTAGACTGCACACTGATGAAATCACCAGCCAAATCCTTAGTGATGACAAGGTGGGAACAACAATGGCGAATAAGACGCATGTCAATCCAGCAATCGCGATGAAGTATGCTAGCTTCATATGATCATCATCCCTAAAGAGATGGTAGAAAGCCTGCCAATCATAAAAAGTAGTTTCAGAATCATATCTACTGACTTACAGAAATCCAGAGAGTTACTGGCGCACGGTTCAAAATGGGATAACATGTCCGTCTATCCTTCTCTTCTTAAATACCATACTTTTGTAGGATCCCAATCCGTGACGCACATCTAACCACACCTCGTGCGATGCACTCTTACCACTAGGCAAAAACCATGAGGGCTTTACAGAGATTAACTTCTAAACATAATTTCTCTTTATATTTGATTGTAGCTTTCAAACTAAGGCTGCTTATAATAGACTTTTGTGGCCCGACCCTTCCCAGCATCCCGTGCATAGTGAGAGCTTAGAGCACCAGACTGCCCTTTTTAGCTTTCAAACTAAATTAAACAGCCTCTTTTCCACACCTTAATCACATTCTCATCTTTCTATATACAACTTAACCATCTTTTGAAATAGAAGGGAGATTTGGGATGAGACATTGCATAGCAAGTCATAGGCAGGGGGGATCCAGGATTggaagtttatgggttcctatTGTAATATCAAATTAATATGCAATAACAACTGGGTTCACGcttatatatttattgatatttaattaattttttaataaaaatacagGGTCTATGCAAAAGTTACTGGTTCCCGAAAACCCAGTAACTATACTCTACATCCGCCACTGGTCATAGATACTCATAAAAGATAACAGAAAATGTTAAACTGTGTGACAATCTCAT harbors:
- the LOC107824619 gene encoding proline transporter 2; the encoded protein is MGEDKYRDEVAIISPPSISQRYNDDHVVALEVEVPETLHQVGTDSWFQVGVVLSTGINSAYALGYAGTIMVPLGWTGGVIGLVLSTIISLYASTLIAKIHEYGGKRHIRYRDLAGFLYGRTAYVIVWASQYANLFLINIGFIILGGQALKAFYHLFRDDDHMKLAYFIAIAGLTCVLFAIVVPTLSSLRIWLVISSVCSLIYLTITFALALKDGINAPPRDYSIPGSKINRVFTTAGAAANLVFVFNTGMIPEIQATIRAPVVDNMLKALYFQFSLGSVPVHVVTYVGYWAYGSNSSSYLLNNVSGPVWVKALANISAFLQAIIALHIFASPTYEFLDTKYEIKGSAVAVRNLAFRTLVRGSYLAVTTFLSALLPFLGDFMSLTGAISSIPLTFILPNHMYLVAMKKQLSSLQRSWHLVNVVLFSVISAAALVAAFRLIAVDSKTYHAFADL